AACCCCGGTGCCCGCGATGCTTTTGACGGACCCTGCGACCGATCAATCCCTGGCGCACATGAAGGCCAAGGTTCGGCAACTGGAATCTCAGCAAGCCCGGCTGGTGGAGCAGGCGCGTCCGGCCTTCGAGGCCTGGTTGAAGACGTGGAGCGAAACCGAGCCCAAACCCGCGCTGGATATTCCCGGTCTGAGGTCTTCCTTCAGTTTTGAGGAATGGAAGGACCAGAAATCGCCGAACAGCGTGGAGGCGGGAAAGCCTGCGGAGGGGCGCGACGATCCCAAGCCGGTGGAAGGATTTCAGGGACGCGGGGTGGAGTTGACGGGGGACAATGGGATGGCGTTTCGGGGGTCCGGGGCGTTTTCGCGGCATGATCCGTTCACCCTAGCCCTGGCCCTGCGTCCGAACGAGCTCGCGCCGCGGCAGGTTGTGCTTCATCGCAGCATGGCGGCGAATGACGCGGGCAGCCGCGGATATGAAATCTTGTTGGAAGCAGGGCGCGTCGCGGTTGGACTTCACCACATGTGGCCGGGCAATTCGCTCAAGGTCGTTTCCGAGACCTCCCTGCCGGTGCGGCAATGGACCCATCTCACGGTGACTTACGACGGGTCAAGCCAGGCGAAAGGGTTGAAGTTGTACCTGGATGGACGCCCGGTGCGGGTGGAAATCGTCCGAGACGGCTTGACCAAGGACATGACCTACGAGCGTGGCGATCCCGATTTGCAAGTGGGCTTTCGTTTTCGAGACAACGGATTCAAAGACGGGCGGTTCGATGAACTGAGGATTTTTCACCGCGCCTTGACGGAGGCGGAGGTCGCGCAGGTGGCGGGTGTGGGTTCCCTGAGCGAGACCTTGGCCAGGGCGGCGAAGGGTGATCCGGAGGGCCGGGAACGCGGCCTCGCCTTCTTCACCGCGACCCGCTTTCCGCCGGCGCGCAATTTCGAGGAATCCCTGCGGCACCTGCGGCGGGAGCATGGGAGCCGGATTCAGTCCATTCCCGAAATGATGGTGATGCGTGAGATGGAGCATCCCCGCGTTACCCGAATTCTGAAGCGGGGGGCTTATGATGCGCCTGCGGAAGCGGTCACCGCGGGCACGCCCGAGAAGTTTCCCGACATGGCTTCCGATTGGCCTCGCAACCGGCTGGGGCTGGCAAAGTGGCTGACCTCCGAGTCGCAACCCCTCACCGCACGCGTGTGGGTGAATCGCGCTTGGCAATTGATGTTTGGAACCGGACTGGTGGAATCTTCCGACAATTTCGGCACGCAAGGCAGCCGCCCCACTCATCCCGAGCTCCTCGATTGGCTGGCCGTGCGGTTTCGCCAGCAAGGATGGAATTGGAAAGGGCTCCTCAAGGAAATCGCCCTCTCCTCCACCTATCGCCAAAGCTCTTCCGCGTCCGCTGAATTGAGATCGCGTGATCCTGCCAACGCCTTGCTGGCCCGGGGTCCGAGCCAGCGGTTGACGGCGGAAATGTTGCGCGACCAAGCCCTGGCCGTCAGCGGACTGCTCACGGTCAAGCTTGGAGGCCCGAGCGTGAAGCCGTATCAACCGGAGGGACTCTGGGAGGAGAAAGCCATGGGGGCGCCCCGCTACGAGCAGTCCAAGGGCGAGGATCTGTACCGGAAAAGCCTCTACACGTTTTGGAAACGCACGGTGCCACCCCCGGCCGCGATCGTCTTCGATGCCGCGGAACGAAACACATGCCTGGTTCGCCGGC
This region of Verrucomicrobiota bacterium genomic DNA includes:
- a CDS encoding DUF1553 domain-containing protein, with translation MRWLLAVTFIFAGRIAHPAAVDYGRDVQPILADNCYQCHGPDENARKAKLRLDTQEGALTPQEGKSAIVAGNPAASALVARITSKDPEERMPPAESHRKLTPAQIELLTRWVGEGAPWGKHWAFETPRSPGVPRTKMRNWARHDIDRFILARLEAERMQPSREADRALWLRRVSLDLTGLPPTIEELDTFLADRTARAHEKVVDRLLNSPAFGERMAVEWLDTARYADTHGFQMDRYRPAWPYRDWVIEAFNSNLPMDQFIQWQLAGDLLPNPTRSQRLATAFNRLHLQNEEGGIVEEEFRTSHVVDRVNTLGTAFLGLTLDCARCHDHKYDPISQKDFYRLFAFFNNIDEFGQTSYFTDSTPVPAMLLTDPATDQSLAHMKAKVRQLESQQARLVEQARPAFEAWLKTWSETEPKPALDIPGLRSSFSFEEWKDQKSPNSVEAGKPAEGRDDPKPVEGFQGRGVELTGDNGMAFRGSGAFSRHDPFTLALALRPNELAPRQVVLHRSMAANDAGSRGYEILLEAGRVAVGLHHMWPGNSLKVVSETSLPVRQWTHLTVTYDGSSQAKGLKLYLDGRPVRVEIVRDGLTKDMTYERGDPDLQVGFRFRDNGFKDGRFDELRIFHRALTEAEVAQVAGVGSLSETLARAAKGDPEGRERGLAFFTATRFPPARNFEESLRHLRREHGSRIQSIPEMMVMREMEHPRVTRILKRGAYDAPAEAVTAGTPEKFPDMASDWPRNRLGLAKWLTSESQPLTARVWVNRAWQLMFGTGLVESSDNFGTQGSRPTHPELLDWLAVRFRQQGWNWKGLLKEIALSSTYRQSSSASAELRSRDPANALLARGPSQRLTAEMLRDQALAVSGLLTVKLGGPSVKPYQPEGLWEEKAMGAPRYEQSKGEDLYRKSLYTFWKRTVPPPAAIVFDAAERNTCLVRRQSTSTPLQALALMNDPQMTEAARFLSERMLKEAGDSKPDRLSWLFRKVTARPASDSERAVLVRMFEEQRAAFTEDPDSAARLLSVGDSANDPALSLADLAAGTMVAKAILNHDAAVMKR